One window of the Populus nigra chromosome 4, ddPopNigr1.1, whole genome shotgun sequence genome contains the following:
- the LOC133692240 gene encoding auxilin-related protein 1 isoform X2: protein MDEFGVLTERFGLKPQGKSAPMAASRGSNNTQIPNFASSNPKTSPYSSKSTYNSHSFNGSFMDDHETLRSNSKSQNFGDDFDIFGGFQKNSKQTSTGFGFDYDSVFSSTKNSNAKSSFYDDIFGGLNVSSSTVNNDDDDDDIFGAFTSSSSKVAKQRAPVDDLLGGFGTKLKPPSRNGSVGYDDLIPGFGSSKSSSKEENIRTTTPAFTSTEDPFVVLEQTSTKTKLSTDPLEEFGKFNHSGRAESTVLSNRSPPLRPPPKPGQVLKTGKSSDVFAIDELEDFAMGRMQTNAHSGSNGHHAREVKESADDLELFFSRGSRSSSVPKSRHEVPDPLFDAKINAKGKPEFPTKKSSTSSPGIRKTSAKNVIGDLSSIFGDAMLSGEFEEVDGESEERRRARWDRHQRTRDRIEQAVADMNQRDRQTLHEQEERRRIADKMDVQIKHWAAGKEGNMRALLSSLQY from the exons atggaCGAGTTTGGTGTATTGACAGAACGTTTTGGGTTAAAACCGCAAGGGAAATCAGCACCAATGGCGGCATCGAGAGGATCCAATAATACCCAAATACCAAATTTCGCTTCGTCAAACCCGAAAACCTCCCCATATTCTTCTAAATCAACCTATAATTCCCATTCCTTTAATGGGTCTTTCATGGATGATCACGAAACACTCCGTAGCAATTCGAAATCCCAGAATTTTGGTGATGATTTTGACATTTTTGGCGGttttcaaaagaattcaaaacaaactaGCACTGGGTTTGGTTTCGATTATGATTCTGTGTTTTCAAGTACTAAAAATTCGAATGCGAAATCGTCTTTTTATGATGATATATTTGGTGGGTTAAATGTTTCTAGTTCAACagttaataatgatgatgatgatgatgatatttttggGGCGTTTACCTCTTCTTCCTCAAAGGTCGCCAAGCAAAGAGCACCGGTTGATGACTTGTTGGGGGGTTTTGGTACAAAATTGAAGCCTCCGAGCCGGAATGGATCTGTTGGTTATGATGATTTGATACCCGGATTTGGTTCCAGCAAATCATCAAGTAAAga agaaaatataagaacaacCACACCAGCATTCACCTCAACAGAAGACCCTTTTGTAGTACTTGAACAAACttcaaccaaaacaaaattgtcCACAGACCCACTGGAGGAATTTGGTAAGTTTAATCATTCTGGAAGAGCAGAATCTACTGTTTTGTCAAATCGTTCCCCGCCATTGAGACCCCCTCCAAAACCAGGGCAAGTTTTGAAGACAG GAAAGAGTTCGGATGTTTTTGCCATAGATGAACTGGAGGACTTTGCTATGGGTAGGATGCAAACTAATGCTCATAGTGGATCTAATGGTCATCATGCCAGGGAAGTAAAGGAAAGTGCAGATGATCTAGAGTTATTTTTCAGCAGGGGTTCTCGTTCCAGCAGTGTGCCAAAGTCAAGGCATGAAGTTCCG GACCCTCTATTTGATGCAAAGATAAATGCAAAAGGAAAGCCTGAATTCCCCACTAAAAAATCTTCTACTTCCTCACCTGGCATAAGGAAGACTTCTGCAAAAAATGTAATTGGTGAcctttcttcaatatttggag ATGCCATGTTATCTGGAGAATTTGAGGAAGTTGACGGGGAAAGTGAAGAAAGAAGGAGAGCCAGATGGGATCGTCACCAGAGGACCCGGGATCGTATT GAACAAGCAGTTGCTGATATGAACCAGCGCGACCGTCAAACTTTGCATGAGCAAGAGGAGAGGCGT AGGATAGCTGACAAAATGGATGTTCAAATAAAGCACTGGGCAGCAGGCAAAGAAGGCAATATGCGTGCACTGCTATCATCATTGCAATAC TGA
- the LOC133692240 gene encoding auxilin-related protein 1 isoform X1 — translation MDEFGVLTERFGLKPQGKSAPMAASRGSNNTQIPNFASSNPKTSPYSSKSTYNSHSFNGSFMDDHETLRSNSKSQNFGDDFDIFGGFQKNSKQTSTGFGFDYDSVFSSTKNSNAKSSFYDDIFGGLNVSSSTVNNDDDDDDIFGAFTSSSSKVAKQRAPVDDLLGGFGTKLKPPSRNGSVGYDDLIPGFGSSKSSSKEENIRTTTPAFTSTEDPFVVLEQTSTKTKLSTDPLEEFGKFNHSGRAESTVLSNRSPPLRPPPKPGQVLKTGKSSDVFAIDELEDFAMGRMQTNAHSGSNGHHAREVKESADDLELFFSRGSRSSSVPKSRHEVPDPLFDAKINAKGKPEFPTKKSSTSSPGIRKTSAKNVIGDLSSIFGDAMLSGEFEEVDGESEERRRARWDRHQRTRDRIEQAVADMNQRDRQTLHEQEERRRIADKMDVQIKHWAAGKEGNMRALLSSLQYVLWPDCDWEPVSLTDLITSTSVKKVYRKATLCVHPDKVQQKGATIQQKYIAEKVFDTLKEAWNKFSKEELS, via the exons atggaCGAGTTTGGTGTATTGACAGAACGTTTTGGGTTAAAACCGCAAGGGAAATCAGCACCAATGGCGGCATCGAGAGGATCCAATAATACCCAAATACCAAATTTCGCTTCGTCAAACCCGAAAACCTCCCCATATTCTTCTAAATCAACCTATAATTCCCATTCCTTTAATGGGTCTTTCATGGATGATCACGAAACACTCCGTAGCAATTCGAAATCCCAGAATTTTGGTGATGATTTTGACATTTTTGGCGGttttcaaaagaattcaaaacaaactaGCACTGGGTTTGGTTTCGATTATGATTCTGTGTTTTCAAGTACTAAAAATTCGAATGCGAAATCGTCTTTTTATGATGATATATTTGGTGGGTTAAATGTTTCTAGTTCAACagttaataatgatgatgatgatgatgatatttttggGGCGTTTACCTCTTCTTCCTCAAAGGTCGCCAAGCAAAGAGCACCGGTTGATGACTTGTTGGGGGGTTTTGGTACAAAATTGAAGCCTCCGAGCCGGAATGGATCTGTTGGTTATGATGATTTGATACCCGGATTTGGTTCCAGCAAATCATCAAGTAAAga agaaaatataagaacaacCACACCAGCATTCACCTCAACAGAAGACCCTTTTGTAGTACTTGAACAAACttcaaccaaaacaaaattgtcCACAGACCCACTGGAGGAATTTGGTAAGTTTAATCATTCTGGAAGAGCAGAATCTACTGTTTTGTCAAATCGTTCCCCGCCATTGAGACCCCCTCCAAAACCAGGGCAAGTTTTGAAGACAG GAAAGAGTTCGGATGTTTTTGCCATAGATGAACTGGAGGACTTTGCTATGGGTAGGATGCAAACTAATGCTCATAGTGGATCTAATGGTCATCATGCCAGGGAAGTAAAGGAAAGTGCAGATGATCTAGAGTTATTTTTCAGCAGGGGTTCTCGTTCCAGCAGTGTGCCAAAGTCAAGGCATGAAGTTCCG GACCCTCTATTTGATGCAAAGATAAATGCAAAAGGAAAGCCTGAATTCCCCACTAAAAAATCTTCTACTTCCTCACCTGGCATAAGGAAGACTTCTGCAAAAAATGTAATTGGTGAcctttcttcaatatttggag ATGCCATGTTATCTGGAGAATTTGAGGAAGTTGACGGGGAAAGTGAAGAAAGAAGGAGAGCCAGATGGGATCGTCACCAGAGGACCCGGGATCGTATT GAACAAGCAGTTGCTGATATGAACCAGCGCGACCGTCAAACTTTGCATGAGCAAGAGGAGAGGCGT AGGATAGCTGACAAAATGGATGTTCAAATAAAGCACTGGGCAGCAGGCAAAGAAGGCAATATGCGTGCACTGCTATCATCATTGCAATAC GTGCTTTGGCCTGATTGTGACTGGGAACCAGTTTCACTGACAGATTTGATCACCTCTACCTCAGTGAAAAAAGTCTATAGAAAGGCAACCTTATGCGTCCATCCTGATAAGGTGCAACAGAAAGGTGCTACCatccaacaaaaatatattgctGAGAAGGTTTTTGATACCCTCAAG GAAGCTTGGAACAAGTTCAGCAAGGAGGAACTCTCTTAA